Proteins encoded in a region of the Methanobacterium petrolearium genome:
- a CDS encoding 4Fe-4S dicluster domain-containing protein, whose amino-acid sequence MPDIKIHPDLCSKCGTCVTNCPVGIFQQEDDDFIPIVKDTENCILCGMCVDNCPEDAVKHENF is encoded by the coding sequence ATGCCTGATATAAAAATCCATCCAGATTTATGTTCTAAGTGTGGGACCTGTGTGACCAACTGTCCGGTGGGAATATTCCAACAGGAGGATGATGATTTTATTCCCATAGTGAAAGATACCGAAAACTGCATACTCTGTGGTATGTGTGTGGATAACTGCCCTGAGGATGCAGTGAAACATGAAAATTTTTAA